Proteins encoded within one genomic window of Panacibacter microcysteis:
- a CDS encoding DinB family protein, whose protein sequence is MINTALFVKMVIDRWNGSIANLDKHLGSLTDEQLQKQVAPGKNRGFYLLGHFIAVHDEMLVLLGMGAKLYPELYGPFLKEPDNIAVQTPPVAALRKMWETQNKLIHEKFRQMNPEDWFQKHTAIADADFAAEPHRNKLNVVITRTSHLQYHTGQIVLLH, encoded by the coding sequence ATGATAAATACAGCGTTGTTCGTAAAAATGGTGATTGACAGATGGAATGGCTCCATTGCAAACTTAGACAAGCACCTGGGTTCATTAACAGATGAGCAATTGCAAAAGCAGGTTGCACCGGGTAAAAACAGGGGCTTTTATTTACTGGGACATTTTATTGCAGTGCACGATGAAATGCTGGTACTGTTGGGCATGGGTGCAAAACTATACCCCGAATTGTACGGGCCCTTTCTCAAAGAACCTGATAATATAGCGGTGCAAACACCTCCTGTTGCTGCACTAAGGAAAATGTGGGAAACGCAAAATAAACTGATCCATGAAAAATTCCGGCAAATGAACCCAGAAGACTGGTTTCAGAAACATACAGCCATTGCAGATGCAGATTTTGCTGCAGAGCCACACCGCAACAAACTAAATGTAGTCATTACCAGGACTTCGCATCTGCAATATCATACAGGGCAAATTGTTTTACTCCATTAA
- a CDS encoding GlxA family transcriptional regulator, whose translation METSLLSIKHQVTINEIDKTNLIIIPASQIRSYETAAANNRLLIDWVTKQYKKGAEIASMCAGSFMLASSGILAGKTCSTHWALSEHFKALFPDVNLQTDQLITDENGIYTNGGAYSFLHLLLYLVEKFYDRPTAIHCAKYFQIDLDRNLQAEFSIFNGYKKHNDNEILTAQEFLEQNYQDKISIEKLSSDLNIGRRNFDRRFIKATGLTSLDYLQRVKMEAAKRMFETTRKTVSEIMYEVGYNDTKAFREVFNRVTGLSPLAYKSKYNKERKYSLV comes from the coding sequence TTGGAGACCAGCTTACTTTCCATAAAGCACCAGGTAACGATCAATGAAATTGACAAGACCAATCTCATTATTATTCCTGCATCGCAGATCCGCAGTTATGAGACCGCTGCTGCAAACAACCGGCTATTGATTGACTGGGTAACAAAACAGTATAAGAAGGGTGCGGAAATAGCCAGTATGTGTGCCGGCAGTTTTATGCTGGCATCCAGCGGCATTCTTGCAGGCAAAACATGTTCTACGCATTGGGCTTTGTCTGAACATTTTAAAGCCTTGTTTCCTGATGTGAATTTACAAACCGACCAATTGATTACGGATGAAAATGGTATTTACACCAATGGTGGTGCCTACTCGTTTTTACATTTATTGCTGTACCTCGTAGAAAAATTTTATGACAGGCCAACCGCCATTCATTGTGCGAAATATTTCCAGATAGACCTGGATAGAAACCTGCAGGCCGAATTTTCAATATTCAACGGGTATAAAAAACATAATGACAATGAAATCTTAACGGCGCAGGAATTCCTCGAACAAAACTACCAGGACAAAATATCTATTGAAAAATTATCATCAGACCTGAACATTGGCAGAAGAAATTTTGACCGAAGGTTTATTAAGGCCACCGGGCTTACATCGCTGGATTACCTGCAGAGAGTAAAAATGGAAGCTGCCAAAAGGATGTTTGAAACCACGCGAAAAACGGTTAGTGAGATAATGTATGAAGTGGGCTACAATGATACCAAAGCTTTCAGGGAAGTTTTCAATCGTGTAACAGGGCTTTCACCACTCGCATATAAATCAAAGTACAACAAGGAAAGAAAATATTCTTTGGTGTAG
- a CDS encoding winged helix-turn-helix domain-containing protein, whose amino-acid sequence MPGKRYFPAIQGTYFGGLLLLMLISVICVAFSMTDSNDFDVARREVLLRRVGHEILLQSGDSTSRVLPVEKTGSNEYQLRFENAFTFQPEALVSTTQRLLAKDPLAVDYIVNVINCADTTVAYAYAVSANKKDDIVACIGRKQPTACYMINIQFKPAGVMTAKSGLLAGSIAVAAFAGFVFFRLHKPRKVLTGSPGVAEMSPTPALPDNPHTELFTLGAMLFDAGARKLTVNEQSVDLTKTEARVLRIFALSPNEIIERSRLQKEIWEDDGVIVGRSLDMFISKLRKKLEADPAVRIVVIRGKGYKLEIS is encoded by the coding sequence ATGCCTGGTAAACGATATTTCCCTGCCATACAAGGTACATACTTTGGTGGGTTGTTATTGCTTATGTTAATTTCTGTGATCTGCGTGGCTTTTAGCATGACGGACAGCAACGATTTTGATGTTGCAAGGAGGGAAGTGCTGCTGCGCCGGGTAGGGCACGAGATACTGCTGCAGTCGGGCGACAGTACATCGCGGGTATTACCGGTAGAGAAAACCGGGAGCAATGAATACCAGCTTCGTTTTGAAAACGCGTTTACTTTTCAGCCCGAAGCCCTCGTGAGCACCACGCAGCGGTTGCTGGCCAAAGACCCGCTGGCCGTTGATTATATTGTTAATGTCATCAACTGTGCTGATACCACTGTAGCATACGCCTATGCAGTTTCAGCCAATAAGAAAGATGATATTGTGGCGTGTATAGGAAGAAAGCAGCCAACTGCCTGTTACATGATCAACATTCAGTTTAAACCGGCAGGTGTAATGACCGCGAAGAGCGGTTTGCTCGCAGGCAGTATTGCGGTTGCAGCCTTTGCCGGGTTCGTTTTCTTCCGGTTGCACAAGCCGCGGAAGGTATTAACAGGGTCGCCCGGTGTGGCAGAAATGTCTCCGACACCCGCGCTGCCCGATAACCCGCATACAGAGTTGTTTACGCTGGGCGCCATGTTGTTTGATGCCGGGGCGCGTAAGCTTACGGTGAACGAACAAAGCGTAGACCTTACCAAAACGGAAGCACGCGTGCTGCGCATTTTTGCATTGTCGCCAAATGAGATCATAGAACGCAGCCGGCTGCAAAAAGAAATATGGGAAGATGACGGCGTTATAGTCGGCCGCAGCCTGGATATGTTTATTTCGAAACTTAGAAAAAAGCTGGAAGCAGACCCCGCTGTACGCATTGTTGTGATACGCGGTAAAGGATATAAGCTTGAGATTAGTTAA
- a CDS encoding VOC family protein, translating into MTNAINWFEIPATDFTRAKKFYETVLGVEISEMPFPIGKYGIFPADMMNGGVGGGLAQGEGFEPSDKGTVVYLNGGEDLSLPLSKVEQAGGKIIMPKTSIGQNGFMAYFIDTEGNKVAFHSMK; encoded by the coding sequence ATGACAAATGCAATCAATTGGTTTGAAATCCCGGCAACAGATTTCACAAGAGCAAAAAAATTTTACGAAACTGTGTTAGGAGTAGAAATTTCGGAAATGCCGTTTCCCATCGGAAAGTATGGAATATTTCCGGCAGATATGATGAATGGTGGTGTTGGTGGAGGACTTGCGCAGGGCGAAGGCTTTGAACCATCAGACAAAGGAACAGTTGTTTATCTGAATGGCGGTGAAGATTTAAGTTTACCGTTGAGCAAAGTAGAGCAGGCAGGCGGAAAAATAATAATGCCCAAAACTTCTATTGGTCAAAATGGTTTTATGGCATATTTTATTGACACAGAAGGAAACAAAGTTGCTTTTCACTCAATGAAATGA
- a CDS encoding transposase has product MAGNICYFYTDTINQFRHLLADDSLKMTVINSLQYLVTNNLVKIYGYVIMPNHIHLLWYILKDNGKESPAGSFAKFTAHQFKKYLSAKDAGLLKLYQSDKEDRQYQFWKRDPLAIPISNDNILAEKLNYIHLNPVREKWSLCKLPEEYKWSSARFYLTGQDEFNILTHFRD; this is encoded by the coding sequence ATGGCAGGAAATATCTGCTATTTCTACACAGATACAATCAATCAATTCAGGCACCTGCTTGCTGATGATAGTTTAAAAATGACGGTGATTAATTCCCTTCAATATCTTGTCACGAATAATCTGGTAAAAATTTATGGGTATGTTATTATGCCAAATCACATTCACTTACTATGGTATATATTAAAGGATAATGGAAAAGAAAGTCCGGCGGGAAGTTTTGCAAAGTTTACTGCTCACCAGTTTAAAAAATATTTGTCTGCCAAAGATGCCGGCTTGCTAAAGTTGTATCAATCGGATAAAGAAGACCGGCAATATCAATTCTGGAAAAGAGATCCGCTTGCTATCCCGATAAGCAACGACAATATACTTGCTGAAAAGCTGAACTATATTCATCTTAATCCGGTAAGAGAGAAATGGTCTTTGTGTAAGTTACCTGAAGAATACAAGTGGAGCAGCGCCAGGTTTTATTTAACCGGGCAGGATGAGTTTAATATACTTACGCATTTCAGAGACTAG
- a CDS encoding T9SS type A sorting domain-containing protein, with product MKKHLLVVAVLSLSTVTIFSQSGVWTQKEDMGGEGRYGACGAAIGNKGYIGVGIGNGFLKDFWEYDAIANTWTQKADFSGGLRAFSTAFSIGSKLYVGMGLSWVGTSTQEAKDFWEYDPLQNKWTQKASYPGLGCQGNIGFSIGGKGYVGTGHYSTKVARDFWEYNPLTDTWKRKADFGGTERFGAVGFSIGNKGYVGTGSGYTGNVKDFWEYDPAINKWSQKADFSGVARLNAVAFSIGEKGYVGTGGSGSGSAYKDFWQYDPGLNQWLQQVDFAGAGYDACVSFNIGNKGYVGTGVAEHNFAKDLWSYTPAESVCSIPSNLNASKITNTAARLSWTITDTNVTNTRIAYRASNDSVWIIKQRNYSKEGINIDGLLPNTTYQWKLRSLCRTDSLYSIWVKGIDFKTLPDISNTIFISPNPVTSNTLTLRIKNIRSTNLLLTISDLQGRTFNKQKIIAVNGSINMTIDVLSLPKGTYVLKISSNTLDIQQAKFYKLH from the coding sequence ATGAAAAAGCATTTGCTGGTTGTAGCCGTCCTGTCGTTAAGTACAGTAACAATTTTTTCTCAATCCGGGGTATGGACGCAAAAAGAAGACATGGGTGGAGAAGGTCGTTACGGTGCATGTGGGGCTGCCATAGGCAACAAAGGATACATTGGAGTTGGAATTGGTAACGGATTTCTGAAAGATTTTTGGGAGTATGATGCAATAGCAAATACCTGGACTCAAAAAGCAGATTTCAGTGGTGGCCTACGTGCTTTTTCCACTGCATTTAGCATAGGTTCAAAACTATACGTTGGAATGGGTTTAAGTTGGGTCGGCACATCAACACAAGAGGCAAAAGATTTTTGGGAATACGATCCTCTGCAAAACAAATGGACGCAGAAAGCAAGTTACCCCGGATTAGGGTGCCAGGGCAATATAGGATTTAGTATTGGTGGAAAAGGATATGTAGGTACAGGACATTACAGTACCAAAGTGGCGAGAGATTTTTGGGAATACAATCCACTTACGGATACATGGAAGCGCAAAGCCGATTTTGGTGGGACAGAACGATTTGGTGCTGTCGGTTTTAGTATAGGTAATAAAGGATACGTTGGTACAGGAAGCGGATATACAGGAAATGTAAAAGACTTTTGGGAATACGATCCTGCGATAAATAAATGGTCGCAAAAAGCAGATTTTAGCGGAGTTGCCCGTTTAAACGCTGTAGCGTTTAGCATTGGGGAAAAAGGATATGTAGGAACGGGTGGTTCCGGATCAGGATCAGCTTATAAAGACTTCTGGCAGTATGATCCCGGGCTTAATCAATGGTTGCAACAAGTAGATTTCGCCGGTGCAGGATATGATGCTTGTGTTAGTTTTAACATCGGCAATAAGGGATATGTAGGCACTGGCGTGGCAGAACATAACTTCGCAAAAGATTTATGGTCTTACACACCAGCCGAATCAGTTTGCAGTATTCCATCTAATCTGAACGCCTCAAAAATTACAAATACAGCAGCAAGGTTATCGTGGACAATTACAGACACTAACGTTACAAACACAAGGATAGCTTACCGTGCCAGCAATGATTCTGTATGGATTATAAAACAAAGAAATTATTCAAAGGAGGGGATTAACATAGACGGTCTGTTGCCGAATACAACTTATCAATGGAAGCTTAGAAGTTTATGCAGAACAGACTCATTGTATTCCATATGGGTTAAAGGAATTGATTTCAAAACACTGCCAGATATCAGTAATACGATATTTATTTCACCTAATCCTGTAACCAGCAACACACTAACGTTACGTATAAAAAATATCAGGTCAACAAATCTACTTCTTACAATTAGTGATTTGCAGGGACGAACTTTCAATAAGCAAAAGATAATAGCGGTTAACGGAAGTATAAACATGACGATTGATGTGTTGTCACTTCCCAAAGGAACATATGTTTTGAAAATTTCAAGTAATACATTAGATATTCAGCAAGCGAAATTTTACAAACTACATTAA
- a CDS encoding nucleoside deaminase — protein sequence MATTDQKRFMQMAVDLSEQAADGKKGGPFGAVIVREGKIVGSSGNCVMKHTDPTAHAEVMAIRDACANLDTIDLAGCEIYSSAEPCPMCTAAIYWAGIKAVYFSNTEEQSMDYGFVDKEILQELRKPVAKRKVKFQRITNPAAIKVFDKALKQNG from the coding sequence ATGGCAACAACAGACCAAAAAAGGTTTATGCAAATGGCGGTAGATCTTTCTGAACAGGCGGCAGATGGAAAAAAAGGCGGGCCGTTTGGTGCGGTAATCGTACGCGAAGGCAAGATAGTAGGCAGTTCCGGCAATTGTGTGATGAAACATACCGATCCTACGGCTCATGCGGAGGTAATGGCTATACGCGATGCATGTGCAAACCTTGATACCATTGATCTTGCGGGCTGTGAAATATATTCCTCTGCCGAACCCTGCCCCATGTGTACGGCAGCAATTTACTGGGCAGGCATTAAGGCTGTATATTTTTCCAACACAGAAGAACAATCGATGGATTATGGTTTTGTAGACAAAGAGATTTTACAGGAGCTCAGGAAGCCGGTTGCCAAACGTAAAGTAAAATTTCAGCGCATAACAAACCCGGCTGCTATTAAAGTGTTTGATAAGGCTTTAAAGCAAAATGGTTAA
- a CDS encoding acyl-CoA dehydrogenase has translation MHVNNVAPVYHPQHPARMIDTLLAARLSAVCDKAEALGRLHEEQLQVIYAQQWFKMFVPKIFGGLELSLPQGLQLQEALAYIDGSIGWTVTLCSGANWFAGFLPVHISRDIFTGAYACLAGSGKATGEAVVAGDEYIVTGSWDYATGAAHATFFTANCVVKDGAETQVRSFWFRRDEVTINESWHMMGMVATGSQRFGVAQLHVGKERAFTIDAAHAVMPQAVYRYPFLQFAEATLAANMCGMGLHFLHLCEALVKGNEPALTMLDASNAQAAALRSHFYNTAEASWQMLLKDGTINDSLLAEVSQSAKALANGIRKLTEALYPFCGMAAAEKHTTINRVWRDMHTASQHVLLRG, from the coding sequence ATGCATGTAAACAATGTTGCGCCTGTATACCATCCTCAACATCCTGCACGTATGATCGATACTTTATTAGCAGCGCGGCTGAGTGCTGTGTGTGACAAGGCGGAAGCGTTAGGAAGACTGCACGAAGAACAATTACAGGTTATTTATGCGCAGCAGTGGTTTAAAATGTTTGTGCCAAAAATATTTGGCGGTCTTGAACTATCCCTGCCACAGGGTTTACAACTACAGGAAGCACTGGCTTATATTGACGGCAGCATTGGCTGGACGGTAACCCTTTGCAGCGGCGCCAACTGGTTTGCAGGCTTTTTGCCCGTGCATATATCCCGGGATATTTTTACAGGTGCATACGCATGCCTTGCCGGCAGCGGCAAAGCCACCGGTGAAGCTGTTGTGGCAGGTGATGAATATATCGTTACCGGAAGCTGGGATTACGCAACCGGCGCTGCACATGCTACGTTTTTTACTGCAAACTGTGTAGTAAAAGACGGGGCCGAAACACAGGTGCGTTCGTTCTGGTTCAGGCGGGATGAAGTAACCATTAACGAAAGTTGGCACATGATGGGCATGGTGGCCACGGGCAGCCAGCGCTTTGGTGTAGCGCAACTGCATGTGGGTAAAGAAAGGGCTTTCACGATTGATGCCGCACACGCGGTAATGCCGCAGGCTGTGTATCGTTACCCTTTCCTGCAATTTGCAGAGGCCACGCTGGCGGCAAATATGTGCGGTATGGGTTTGCATTTTCTGCATTTATGCGAAGCGCTGGTAAAAGGTAATGAGCCTGCCCTCACAATGCTGGACGCATCAAACGCACAGGCGGCAGCACTGCGCAGCCATTTTTATAACACAGCAGAAGCATCCTGGCAGATGCTGCTAAAAGATGGAACCATCAATGACAGCCTGTTAGCGGAGGTAAGCCAGTCTGCAAAAGCACTTGCCAACGGTATAAGAAAACTAACGGAAGCGCTATACCCGTTTTGCGGCATGGCTGCTGCAGAAAAGCATACCACCATTAACCGCGTTTGGCGGGATATGCATACCGCCAGCCAGCATGTGTTATTGAGGGGGTAA
- a CDS encoding TolC family protein, which yields MKRWLLYIVLFVAQSVTAQSLFTVDEFIQQVRQYHPVAKQANILVDQAAAELLAAKGAFDPAVMLDASRKTFDGKNYYYYTNPELKLPTWVGIDVKAGLESNGGTYLNPEVTSGNTSYLGVEVPLAKGLLMDKRRAAVQQARILRSQSEQERMAAINDLLFDAYTSYWQWAGQYSLYNLYSTFLDVSNKRFRLVKLSFVNGDRSAMDTLEAFAQLQNVAMMQTEALAKLNDAVLDLSNYLWIDRDSAYLLPSTAKPDTVRFAAYAEPVDAEAVIANAYLQHPLLRTYQFKLESLQVERKLKFQSLLPVLNAKANLLNKNYYVLKGVDAAFLQNNYKWGIDFKLPLFLREGRGSYQQAKLKIENTNYAFTAKQWEIENKIRSYFNQFIQLQKQLQITQSAFDSYRLLLRQEELRFANGESSLFVINSRENKVIETGQKLAELRIKYQKAYYAVQWAAGMLR from the coding sequence ATGAAACGTTGGTTATTATACATTGTACTTTTTGTTGCACAAAGCGTAACAGCGCAATCACTTTTTACGGTAGATGAGTTTATTCAACAGGTAAGGCAGTATCATCCTGTTGCAAAGCAGGCCAACATACTGGTAGACCAGGCTGCGGCGGAATTACTTGCAGCAAAAGGTGCATTTGACCCTGCGGTGATGCTGGATGCCTCACGTAAAACTTTTGATGGCAAGAACTATTACTATTACACCAATCCTGAGCTTAAACTGCCAACATGGGTTGGTATTGATGTAAAGGCAGGGTTGGAAAGCAATGGCGGCACATATCTTAACCCCGAAGTTACGAGTGGCAATACCAGTTATCTTGGTGTGGAAGTACCACTGGCAAAAGGTCTGCTGATGGATAAACGCAGGGCTGCCGTGCAACAGGCAAGAATATTACGCAGCCAGAGCGAGCAGGAAAGAATGGCTGCCATCAACGACCTGCTATTTGATGCTTATACCAGTTACTGGCAGTGGGCGGGGCAATACAGTTTATATAATCTATACAGCACTTTCCTGGATGTATCGAATAAACGTTTCAGGCTGGTGAAGCTTTCTTTTGTTAATGGCGACCGCTCGGCAATGGACACGCTGGAAGCGTTTGCCCAGTTACAGAATGTGGCCATGATGCAAACAGAAGCACTTGCAAAGCTAAACGATGCCGTACTCGATCTTTCCAATTATTTATGGATAGACAGGGATAGTGCCTACCTGTTGCCTTCTACTGCAAAGCCTGATACAGTAAGGTTTGCAGCGTATGCAGAGCCGGTAGATGCAGAGGCTGTAATAGCAAATGCCTATCTGCAGCACCCGCTGCTGAGAACATACCAGTTTAAACTGGAATCGCTGCAGGTAGAGCGTAAACTTAAGTTCCAGAGTTTGCTGCCTGTACTCAATGCAAAAGCAAACCTGCTGAATAAAAACTATTACGTATTAAAAGGCGTTGATGCAGCCTTCCTGCAGAATAATTATAAGTGGGGTATCGATTTTAAACTTCCGCTTTTTCTGCGTGAGGGCCGTGGCAGTTACCAGCAGGCAAAGCTGAAAATAGAAAACACCAATTATGCATTCACTGCCAAACAGTGGGAGATCGAAAACAAGATCCGCTCATACTTCAACCAGTTTATACAATTGCAAAAGCAACTGCAGATAACGCAAAGCGCATTTGACAGTTACAGGTTACTCCTTCGCCAGGAAGAGTTACGCTTTGCCAATGGAGAGTCTTCGCTGTTTGTGATCAACAGCCGCGAAAACAAGGTGATCGAAACGGGTCAGAAACTGGCAGAATTGCGCATCAAATACCAGAAAGCCTACTATGCGGTACAATGGGCTGCGGGCATGCTTCGATAA